In one Bryobacteraceae bacterium genomic region, the following are encoded:
- a CDS encoding cytochrome c biogenesis protein CcdA has translation MPTVWRFPLLIAIAVPLAAQDPVQWTLSADPAAASPGGRALLRLKATIEPGWHLYSTTTAKGPTPTKISLEPSPHATAVRALQQPPHTKFDPNFQTDSETYDESAEFLIETAVEDRAPAGPLALTAKVRYQVCSDKVCLRAKTKTAETTLTVDEGAAKAAGIPEGFVDAVLTGAAPASPTPAPAAPAPANAQYGATGNVDLGRFLLVAFGFGLAAIFTPCVFPMIPITMSFFLNRPDTTRAQSVTQAAVFCLGIIVLFTGMGLATTAILGPFGVVQLGSNPWVNTFIAAVFLAFGLSLLGAFEITLPSGLLTKLNDASQGGGILGTLLMGLTFSLTSFACVGPFVGTLLAASVQGGGALPAMGMATFAAGLAAPFFLLALFPAYLKKMPRSGGWLARVKVVMGFVILAAMFKYLSNIDLVMQWNALTRDRFLAAWIVLFALPGLYLLGFLRLEGIKADEPLGVTRTLAGAAFLIFSVSLLPGMNCGRLGEIDAYVPACPDGAAAAGPSAALKWLKNDLKGAVERAKAEGKQVFVNFTGYACTNCHWMKANMFPRPEIAEELGKFVLVELYTDGTDEASLENQKLQEGRFQTVAIPHYVILDGEEKTVASFVGLTKDSQEFLRFLQTKVQ, from the coding sequence GTGCCCACCGTCTGGCGTTTTCCGCTCTTGATTGCGATTGCCGTTCCCTTGGCGGCGCAGGATCCGGTGCAATGGACGCTCTCGGCGGATCCGGCGGCGGCGTCTCCCGGCGGACGCGCGCTGCTGCGGCTCAAGGCGACGATTGAACCGGGATGGCATCTCTACTCGACAACGACGGCGAAGGGTCCGACTCCGACGAAGATATCGCTCGAGCCATCGCCGCATGCGACGGCGGTGCGGGCGCTGCAACAGCCGCCGCACACGAAGTTCGATCCAAATTTTCAAACCGACTCGGAGACATACGACGAATCCGCCGAGTTTCTGATTGAGACGGCGGTGGAGGATCGGGCGCCGGCGGGTCCGTTGGCGTTGACGGCGAAGGTGCGCTACCAGGTCTGCAGCGACAAGGTGTGTCTGCGGGCGAAGACGAAGACGGCGGAGACGACGCTCACGGTGGACGAGGGGGCGGCGAAGGCGGCGGGCATCCCGGAGGGATTCGTGGATGCGGTGCTGACGGGCGCGGCTCCGGCCTCGCCGACGCCGGCTCCAGCAGCTCCGGCGCCGGCGAATGCGCAGTATGGAGCCACGGGAAATGTGGACCTGGGACGGTTTCTGCTGGTGGCGTTCGGATTCGGTCTGGCGGCGATCTTCACGCCGTGCGTATTCCCGATGATTCCGATTACGATGTCGTTCTTTCTGAATCGACCGGACACGACGCGAGCGCAATCGGTGACGCAGGCGGCCGTGTTCTGCCTGGGCATCATCGTGTTGTTCACAGGAATGGGGCTGGCGACGACGGCGATTCTCGGGCCGTTCGGCGTGGTGCAATTGGGGTCCAACCCATGGGTGAACACGTTCATCGCGGCGGTGTTTCTCGCCTTCGGGTTGAGCCTGCTGGGGGCGTTCGAGATTACGCTGCCATCGGGACTGCTAACGAAGTTGAACGACGCTTCGCAGGGCGGGGGGATCCTCGGGACGCTGTTGATGGGGCTGACGTTCTCGCTGACGTCTTTCGCGTGCGTGGGCCCGTTCGTGGGAACGCTGCTGGCGGCGTCTGTGCAGGGCGGCGGTGCGCTGCCGGCGATGGGCATGGCGACATTCGCGGCGGGTCTGGCCGCGCCGTTCTTCCTGCTGGCGCTGTTTCCCGCGTACCTGAAGAAGATGCCGCGGAGCGGTGGCTGGCTGGCCCGGGTGAAGGTGGTGATGGGTTTCGTGATCCTGGCGGCGATGTTCAAATACCTGAGCAATATCGACCTGGTGATGCAGTGGAATGCGCTCACGCGCGATCGATTTCTGGCGGCGTGGATCGTATTGTTCGCGCTGCCGGGTCTGTATCTGCTCGGGTTCCTGCGGCTGGAGGGAATCAAGGCCGATGAGCCGTTGGGCGTGACACGGACGCTTGCGGGCGCGGCGTTTCTGATCTTCTCCGTGTCGTTGCTGCCGGGTATGAACTGCGGGCGGCTGGGCGAGATCGACGCGTACGTGCCGGCGTGTCCGGATGGAGCGGCAGCGGCCGGACCGTCGGCGGCGTTGAAATGGCTGAAGAACGACCTGAAAGGGGCGGTGGAACGGGCGAAGGCGGAGGGTAAGCAGGTGTTCGTGAACTTCACTGGCTATGCATGCACGAACTGCCACTGGATGAAGGCGAACATGTTCCCGCGGCCGGAGATCGCCGAGGAACTCGGGAAGTTCGTGCTGGTGGAGTTGTACACCGATGGAACCGACGAGGCATCGCTCGAGAACCAGAAGCTGCAGGAGGGGCGATTCCAGACGGTGGCAATCCCGCACTACGTGATTCTCGACGGCGAAGAAAAGACTGTGGCGAGCTTCGTTGGCCTCACCAAGGACAGTCAGGAATTTTTGCGGTTTTTGCAGACGAAGGTCCAATGA
- a CDS encoding flagellar basal body protein has product MTPIASQIGTYLDLLSVRQKLVASNIANAATPGYKTRDIDFQFEYQSALDEASPGAVNVFEPDNLKAHNDGNNVSLDRESRLLAETGIRFNFGTQLWRSQLRQIRAAIQEGRNG; this is encoded by the coding sequence ATGACACCGATCGCATCGCAAATCGGCACCTACCTGGACCTGCTCTCAGTCCGCCAGAAGCTGGTTGCTTCGAACATCGCCAACGCGGCCACGCCCGGCTACAAGACGCGCGACATCGATTTTCAGTTTGAGTACCAGAGCGCGCTGGACGAAGCCTCGCCCGGCGCGGTGAACGTCTTTGAGCCCGACAACCTCAAGGCGCACAACGACGGTAACAACGTCAGCCTGGACCGCGAATCGCGGCTGCTGGCGGAAACCGGAATCCGCTTCAACTTCGGAACTCAGCTCTGGCGGTCGCAGTTGCGCCAGATCCGGGCCGCCATCCAGGAAGGCAGGAACGGATGA
- the flgC gene encoding flagellar basal body rod protein FlgC, with amino-acid sequence MSLFSALSVSASGMSAQRARTEVLVENLANAETTRTPEGGPYRRKDVVFQSAGQSAEFSSILAQADAVSPWNADASLTGVEVAEVVTDSRDPERRYQPGHPDADADGNVAYPRVNPAEDMVDLMSASRGYQSNVSAMQAVKDMLHRSIDLLRG; translated from the coding sequence ATGAGCCTCTTCTCCGCGCTTTCGGTCAGCGCCAGCGGTATGTCGGCGCAGCGGGCCCGCACCGAGGTGCTCGTCGAGAACCTCGCCAATGCCGAAACCACGCGCACTCCCGAGGGCGGACCCTATCGGCGCAAGGACGTCGTCTTTCAGTCGGCCGGCCAGTCGGCCGAATTCTCTTCGATCCTCGCTCAGGCCGACGCCGTTTCGCCGTGGAATGCCGACGCCTCGCTCACCGGCGTCGAGGTGGCCGAAGTCGTCACCGACTCCCGCGACCCGGAGAGACGCTACCAGCCGGGCCATCCCGACGCCGACGCCGACGGCAACGTCGCCTATCCGCGCGTCAACCCCGCCGAGGACATGGTCGATCTCATGAGCGCCTCCCGGGGCTATCAGTCCAACGTCAGCGCGATGCAAGCGGTGAAGGACATGCTCCATCGTTCGATCGACCTGCTCCGCGGATGA
- the fliG gene encoding flagellar motor switch protein FliG: MMPGIRKAAILVVSLGPDSAAGIMGQLNEEEAALLSREIARITAVPNEVSEAVLEEGYQMLVAHNYVVQGGVEYAKKVLLSAYGPDTARRLLDRLMKAIGNESASFDALQKADPQQLAKFIHKEHPQTIALVLSHLNAGQAAALLQSLPAELRGEVSLRMANLERISPEVISRIASIIGQKIKSLGEFSREAYGGVRAVAEMFNHLDSGSSKEVLDSLEEEDAGVAEQIRHLMFVFEDLLLMDQGGIKEVLTRVDRKLLTVALKGTSEQLREKFLDCMSQRGAEMLREDMDALGPIKIKEVEAAQQQIIAVVRQLEAEGTVSLKGAVGEQYVV; encoded by the coding sequence ATGATGCCCGGCATCCGCAAGGCTGCCATTCTCGTCGTCTCGCTTGGTCCGGATTCCGCCGCTGGAATCATGGGCCAGCTCAACGAGGAGGAGGCGGCGCTGCTCTCACGCGAGATCGCCCGCATCACGGCCGTTCCGAACGAAGTGTCCGAGGCTGTGCTCGAGGAGGGCTACCAGATGCTGGTGGCCCACAACTACGTGGTCCAGGGCGGCGTCGAGTACGCCAAGAAAGTCCTGCTCTCGGCCTACGGTCCGGACACCGCGCGGCGGCTGCTCGATCGCCTGATGAAGGCGATCGGCAACGAATCGGCCAGTTTCGACGCGCTCCAGAAGGCCGACCCGCAGCAGCTCGCCAAGTTCATCCACAAGGAGCACCCGCAGACCATCGCGCTCGTGCTCTCGCATCTCAACGCCGGGCAGGCGGCCGCTCTTCTCCAGTCGCTTCCCGCCGAACTCCGCGGCGAGGTTTCGCTCCGCATGGCCAACCTCGAGCGCATTTCCCCGGAAGTCATCTCGCGCATCGCCAGCATCATCGGTCAGAAGATCAAATCCCTCGGCGAGTTCAGCCGAGAAGCCTACGGCGGCGTTCGGGCGGTGGCCGAGATGTTCAACCATCTCGACTCCGGTTCGAGCAAGGAAGTGCTCGACAGCCTCGAGGAGGAAGATGCCGGCGTGGCGGAGCAGATCCGGCACTTGATGTTCGTGTTCGAAGACCTGCTCCTCATGGACCAGGGCGGCATCAAGGAAGTGCTCACCCGCGTTGACCGCAAGCTCCTCACCGTCGCGCTCAAGGGAACCAGCGAGCAGCTCCGCGAGAAGTTCCTCGATTGCATGTCGCAGCGCGGCGCGGAAATGCTCCGCGAAGACATGGATGCTCTTGGCCCGATCAAGATCAAGGAGGTCGAGGCGGCGCAGCAGCAGATCATCGCCGTCGTGCGTCAGCTCGAAGCCGAGGGCACGGTCAGCCTCAAGGGCGCGGTGGGCGAACAATATGTCGTCTAA
- a CDS encoding FliH/SctL family protein yields MPEDSVAPEPGDEPEPPAGPDPAELAARYEAELAALAVRAEERERAARDQGYQAGLRDGERSGREAAKADFSAEAARILGQVTQGVGELAAFRLRVRQQMEADLVRLSIAIARRIVHRELHVDPEALLGIVKAAIDKIESRDLLRLRVSAADHTLIEQGLRGALATSRADLVSDASLPRGSLVLESTRGELDASVETQLGEIDRGLADLVGRQS; encoded by the coding sequence ATGCCGGAAGATTCCGTGGCGCCCGAGCCGGGAGACGAGCCCGAGCCGCCGGCCGGCCCAGACCCGGCTGAGCTCGCCGCCCGCTACGAGGCCGAGCTTGCCGCGCTGGCGGTCCGGGCCGAAGAACGCGAGCGCGCCGCGCGCGATCAGGGCTATCAGGCGGGTTTGCGCGACGGCGAACGGTCCGGCCGCGAGGCCGCCAAGGCCGACTTCTCCGCCGAGGCGGCGCGGATTCTTGGCCAGGTCACCCAAGGCGTCGGCGAACTGGCTGCGTTCCGCCTTCGCGTCCGGCAGCAGATGGAAGCGGACCTCGTCCGCCTCTCCATCGCCATCGCGCGGCGCATCGTCCATCGCGAGCTCCATGTCGATCCGGAAGCCCTCCTCGGCATCGTCAAAGCCGCCATCGACAAAATCGAATCGCGGGACCTGTTGCGCCTGCGCGTCTCCGCCGCCGACCATACGCTCATCGAACAGGGGCTCCGCGGCGCGCTCGCCACCTCGCGCGCCGACCTCGTCTCCGACGCTTCGCTTCCCCGCGGAAGCCTCGTCCTCGAATCCACCCGCGGCGAACTCGACGCCTCGGTCGAAACACAACTCGGCGAAATCGACCGCGGCCTGGCCGACCTCGTCGGGAGGCAGTCGTGA
- a CDS encoding cold-shock protein, which translates to MEAVKEKGLVKWFNNAKGYGFIQRSTGEDVFVHYSAIDMSGYRTLDNGTEVEFVVRQGPKGLQAEQVSRP; encoded by the coding sequence GTGGAAGCAGTAAAGGAAAAAGGTCTGGTGAAGTGGTTTAACAACGCGAAGGGCTACGGCTTCATCCAGCGTTCGACTGGAGAAGACGTCTTCGTGCACTACAGTGCGATCGACATGAGCGGGTATCGCACGCTCGACAATGGCACCGAAGTCGAGTTCGTGGTCCGGCAGGGACCGAAGGGCTTGCAGGCGGAGCAGGTCAGCCGGCCCTAG
- the fliE gene encoding flagellar hook-basal body complex protein FliE encodes MIPAALATAAAQPVQPVAMLERPASIDPLAGAGATPGVNAGQPPGADSPFASIFAEAVERVESYRSEADRVVGRYLRGEDQEVHQVALAVQESEVAMELFLQAKNKVVQAYQEIMRMQL; translated from the coding sequence ATGATCCCCGCCGCTCTCGCAACCGCCGCCGCGCAGCCCGTGCAGCCGGTCGCCATGCTCGAACGCCCTGCTTCGATCGATCCGCTTGCCGGGGCGGGCGCCACCCCGGGCGTCAATGCCGGCCAGCCTCCGGGGGCCGATTCACCCTTCGCCTCCATCTTTGCCGAAGCCGTCGAAAGAGTCGAGTCCTATCGCTCCGAGGCCGACAGGGTGGTAGGCCGTTACCTTCGGGGGGAGGATCAGGAAGTCCACCAAGTGGCCCTCGCCGTGCAGGAATCGGAGGTAGCCATGGAGCTCTTCCTCCAAGCCAAGAACAAGGTTGTTCAAGCCTACCAGGAAATCATGCGCATGCAGTTGTAG
- a CDS encoding M20/M25/M40 family metallo-hydrolase, with amino-acid sequence MKHFSVLVLAPALMAADEAPVRGFQASHLAAQRALEAKARAIPDPVRARQYMHKMAAEPHHAGSPASKAVAEYAAGLLREWGFEVKVEEFEALLPFPTARRVEMTAPVRYRAKLAEPAMKEDPDSRDANQLPLYNAYSASGKVSGELVYVNYGIPADYERLEKMGVDVKGKIVLARYGASWRGTKAKVAQEHGAAACLIYSDPRDDGFFQGDVFPGGAYRPMASGQRGSVMDMPVYVGDPLSPGWASEKGGRKLKMEEAVTLMRIPVLPLSADDALPLLRELRGAVAPVEWRGALPVTYHVGPGPAAVTVEAAFDFSSRPVYDVIGTLTGRELPDEWVIYGNHHDAWVNGAGDPVSGAIALLEAARAVGELAKSGWRPRRTLKFALWDAEEFGLIGSTEWVEKHRAELQAKAVAYLNSDMNTAGTLGAGGSHTLETFFREVARDTADPKSGKALTEAAGGEEKAEEFRLGAPGAGSDYVAFVHHAGIPVVNAGFRKAGAQGTYHSIYDSVAWFEKAMDGDYLYSKALAQVMTTAVLRLSESDVYPLAFGAVDRVVGEAAKGLASKGVAVTAVNEALGKLRAASAKYESAYAAAMASGGGVPGDVNGLLRTAERMLCDDDGLRGRTWYKHRLYAPGLYTGYSAFVLPGVAEAQMAGRMDEANAEAAPAAAAIVRLAELVDRAAAALAK; translated from the coding sequence ATGAAACACTTTTCGGTTCTTGTTTTAGCGCCGGCGCTGATGGCGGCGGACGAGGCTCCGGTGCGCGGATTTCAGGCTTCGCACCTGGCGGCGCAGCGGGCGCTCGAGGCAAAGGCGCGCGCAATTCCGGATCCGGTGCGAGCGCGGCAGTACATGCACAAGATGGCGGCCGAGCCGCATCACGCGGGGTCGCCGGCGTCGAAGGCGGTGGCCGAATACGCGGCGGGGCTTCTGCGCGAGTGGGGCTTCGAGGTGAAGGTCGAGGAGTTCGAGGCGCTGCTTCCCTTCCCCACGGCGCGGCGCGTGGAGATGACGGCGCCGGTGCGGTACCGGGCGAAGCTGGCCGAGCCGGCGATGAAGGAAGATCCGGATTCGCGCGACGCCAACCAGCTTCCGCTGTACAACGCGTATTCGGCGAGTGGAAAGGTTTCCGGCGAGTTGGTCTACGTGAACTATGGGATTCCGGCCGATTACGAGCGGCTGGAGAAAATGGGCGTGGACGTGAAGGGGAAAATCGTGCTGGCGCGGTACGGCGCGTCGTGGCGAGGGACAAAGGCGAAAGTGGCGCAGGAGCATGGCGCGGCGGCGTGCCTGATCTACTCCGATCCGCGTGACGATGGGTTCTTCCAGGGCGATGTTTTCCCGGGTGGCGCGTATCGTCCGATGGCGAGCGGGCAGCGCGGGAGCGTGATGGACATGCCGGTATACGTGGGCGATCCGCTTTCGCCGGGATGGGCGTCGGAGAAAGGCGGGCGGAAGCTGAAGATGGAAGAAGCGGTGACGTTGATGAGGATCCCGGTGCTGCCGCTTTCCGCCGACGACGCACTGCCGCTGCTGCGAGAACTGCGGGGCGCTGTGGCTCCGGTGGAGTGGCGCGGGGCGCTGCCGGTGACGTATCACGTGGGTCCGGGTCCGGCGGCGGTAACGGTGGAAGCGGCATTCGACTTCTCGTCGCGGCCGGTGTATGACGTGATCGGGACGCTCACGGGGCGCGAATTGCCGGACGAGTGGGTGATCTACGGGAATCACCATGACGCGTGGGTGAACGGCGCGGGGGATCCGGTGAGCGGGGCGATCGCGCTGCTGGAGGCGGCGCGGGCGGTGGGAGAGCTGGCGAAATCCGGGTGGCGTCCGCGGCGGACGCTGAAGTTCGCGTTGTGGGATGCGGAGGAGTTCGGACTGATCGGGTCGACGGAGTGGGTGGAGAAGCATCGCGCGGAGCTGCAGGCGAAGGCGGTGGCGTACCTGAACAGCGACATGAACACGGCCGGGACGCTTGGAGCGGGCGGGTCGCACACGCTGGAGACGTTTTTCCGGGAGGTAGCGCGGGATACGGCGGATCCGAAATCGGGGAAGGCGCTCACCGAGGCGGCGGGCGGCGAGGAGAAGGCGGAGGAGTTCCGGTTGGGCGCGCCGGGGGCGGGGTCGGACTATGTTGCGTTCGTGCATCATGCGGGGATCCCTGTGGTCAACGCGGGATTCCGGAAGGCGGGAGCGCAGGGGACGTATCACTCGATCTACGATTCGGTGGCGTGGTTTGAGAAGGCGATGGACGGAGACTACCTTTACTCGAAGGCGCTGGCGCAGGTGATGACGACGGCGGTGCTGCGGCTGTCCGAGTCGGATGTTTATCCGTTGGCGTTCGGGGCCGTGGACCGCGTGGTGGGGGAGGCGGCGAAGGGGCTGGCCTCGAAGGGCGTGGCGGTGACGGCGGTGAACGAAGCGTTGGGGAAGCTGCGGGCGGCGTCGGCGAAGTACGAGTCGGCGTATGCGGCGGCGATGGCTTCGGGCGGGGGCGTTCCGGGCGATGTGAACGGGCTGCTGCGGACGGCGGAGCGGATGCTGTGCGATGACGACGGGCTGCGTGGGCGCACGTGGTACAAGCATCGGCTGTACGCACCGGGGCTGTACACGGGCTACAGTGCGTTCGTGCTGCCGGGCGTGGCCGAGGCGCAGATGGCGGGGCGGATGGATGAGGCGAACGCGGAGGCGGCGCCGGCGGCGGCGGCGATTGTGCGGCTGGCGGAGTTGGTGGACCGGGCCGCGGCGGCGTTGGCGAAGTAG
- the fliF gene encoding flagellar basal-body MS-ring/collar protein FliF has translation MDQIRKLIAQLTRRQQIAIVAAAVAVLAAIGFFVYRQREKDFVVLFSGLSAEDASAVLARLKESGAEYRLAADGGAVRVRSQGVAELRLQMAAAGIPKTGRIGFELFDRNNFGITEFNEQVNYHRALEGELERTVMAIAEVKQARVHITPAKESVFVDQRRPAKASILLELRRDPGEEPRKLARQNVEAIAHLVASAVEGLTPEEVQVLDVNGNLLTGKPPEEEQEKKINQALFAYRREVEQDLLAKVNATLEPLMGPNRYRAAVSVDCDLSSGEQSEESFDPARSVMTTSQRSEDTGGAVTPSGVPGVPSNLPRPTSRPGLNGQNFARRTENIAYQSSRLIRRTTLPQGNIRRVSVSVLLDNVIRWEGSGKDRKRIVEPPPPERLKATRDIVAGVVGFQADRGDLVVVESIPFETTLAWEPPQPPGEPGSQPGRPGAQPGAPGSGPGIVSWISEGVKKRDPIVLGVLGGMLLAVLLGAGGFFFVRKRRARRLPGQPAAAEVDPAVEGETVESPALPESDNLSKQLDKQFNEEMAAKVRKEQEQEREILQALALNKKLPSTANRKAEVLSKHMADQAKKTPEAMAKIIRTWMGDSE, from the coding sequence ATGGACCAGATCCGAAAGCTTATCGCTCAGCTCACGCGGCGCCAGCAGATTGCGATCGTCGCCGCGGCGGTAGCCGTGTTGGCGGCGATCGGATTCTTCGTCTACCGGCAGCGTGAGAAGGACTTCGTCGTCCTCTTCTCGGGGCTTTCCGCCGAGGATGCCTCGGCGGTCCTTGCCCGGCTCAAGGAAAGCGGGGCAGAGTACCGGCTCGCCGCCGACGGCGGCGCCGTTCGCGTACGTTCGCAAGGCGTCGCCGAACTGCGGCTGCAGATGGCCGCGGCCGGAATTCCCAAAACGGGACGCATCGGTTTCGAACTGTTCGACCGCAACAATTTTGGCATTACGGAATTTAACGAACAGGTCAACTACCACCGCGCCCTGGAAGGGGAGTTGGAGCGGACGGTGATGGCGATCGCCGAGGTCAAGCAGGCCCGTGTACACATAACTCCCGCCAAGGAGAGCGTTTTCGTCGACCAGCGGCGGCCGGCCAAGGCGAGTATCCTGCTCGAACTGCGCCGCGACCCGGGCGAGGAGCCGCGCAAGCTGGCGCGCCAGAACGTCGAGGCCATCGCTCACCTGGTGGCGAGCGCCGTCGAGGGATTGACGCCGGAAGAGGTCCAGGTCCTCGATGTCAACGGAAACCTTCTCACCGGCAAGCCGCCCGAGGAGGAACAGGAGAAGAAAATCAACCAGGCGCTGTTCGCCTACCGGCGCGAGGTGGAACAGGATCTCCTGGCCAAGGTGAACGCGACCCTCGAGCCGTTGATGGGGCCGAACCGGTACCGCGCGGCTGTTTCGGTCGATTGCGATCTCTCGAGCGGCGAGCAGAGCGAGGAGAGCTTCGACCCCGCCCGCTCGGTGATGACCACCTCGCAGCGCAGTGAAGACACCGGCGGCGCCGTGACTCCATCCGGCGTTCCCGGCGTGCCGTCGAACCTCCCGCGGCCTACGTCCCGCCCCGGCCTCAACGGCCAGAACTTCGCCCGCCGCACTGAGAATATCGCCTACCAGTCGAGCCGGCTCATTCGCCGCACGACACTGCCACAGGGCAACATCCGGCGCGTTTCGGTTTCCGTCCTGCTCGACAATGTCATCCGCTGGGAGGGATCGGGCAAGGACCGGAAGCGGATCGTCGAGCCGCCGCCGCCGGAGCGCCTCAAGGCAACGCGCGACATCGTCGCCGGGGTGGTCGGCTTTCAAGCCGACCGCGGCGACCTCGTGGTGGTGGAGAGCATTCCCTTCGAAACAACGCTCGCCTGGGAGCCGCCGCAGCCGCCGGGCGAACCCGGGTCGCAGCCCGGCCGGCCGGGAGCCCAGCCCGGAGCCCCCGGGTCCGGTCCGGGGATCGTTTCCTGGATTTCGGAAGGCGTAAAGAAGCGGGATCCCATCGTGCTCGGCGTGCTGGGAGGGATGCTGCTGGCGGTCCTCCTCGGCGCGGGCGGCTTCTTCTTCGTCCGCAAGCGGCGGGCGCGGCGGCTCCCCGGGCAACCCGCGGCCGCGGAAGTGGATCCGGCGGTCGAGGGAGAGACCGTCGAGTCGCCCGCTCTGCCCGAATCCGACAACCTTTCCAAACAGCTCGACAAGCAGTTCAACGAGGAGATGGCGGCCAAGGTCAGGAAGGAGCAGGAGCAGGAGCGCGAGATTCTCCAGGCTCTTGCTCTCAACAAGAAACTCCCCTCGACGGCCAATCGCAAGGCGGAGGTGCTTTCGAAACACATGGCCGACCAAGCCAAGAAGACGCCCGAGGCGATGGCCAAGATCATCCGGACTTGGATGGGGGATAGCGAGTGA
- a CDS encoding FliI/YscN family ATPase — protein sequence MSLPSGLRALPPPPGDELWNPDAYLAAVNRTETFRLSGRVTEMTGLLVESAGPAAAVGDFCEVTTAAGRTVRMQVIGFREGRVLSMPLEEIDGLRAGDPVVARADAGGAGVGRHLLGRVIDGFGDPLDGRPLPEPAARYPLYTPPPGPMDRTPISEPLGTGIRAIDSLLTCGKGQRIGIFGGSGVGKSTLLGAMAKHNQADVSVIALIGERNREVRDFIEHELGPEGLARSVVVVATSDRPAPLRLRACFVALAIAEYFRDQGSGVMLIIDSVTRLAMAQREIGLAAGEPPSQKGYTPSVFAMLPRIFERAGSFTAGSITGLFTVLVEGDDFNEPIADAVRGILDGHIILSRELGAAGHYPAIDVLQSVSRLASRIATPEQKQAAQAIRESMAAYRRSEDLINLGAYTAGANPQLDAAIRLRPKVLDFLRQTPAENTPIAETVARMAELTR from the coding sequence GTGAGCTTGCCGTCCGGCCTTCGCGCCCTGCCGCCTCCTCCTGGGGACGAGCTCTGGAACCCGGACGCCTACCTCGCCGCCGTTAATCGCACGGAAACGTTCCGCCTCTCCGGCCGCGTCACCGAAATGACCGGACTGCTCGTCGAATCGGCCGGCCCGGCGGCCGCCGTCGGCGATTTCTGCGAGGTCACCACCGCCGCGGGCCGCACTGTTCGCATGCAGGTGATTGGTTTCCGCGAAGGACGCGTACTCTCCATGCCACTCGAGGAGATCGACGGCCTGCGCGCGGGCGATCCAGTTGTCGCGCGCGCCGACGCCGGAGGCGCGGGGGTGGGCCGCCATCTGCTGGGCCGGGTCATCGATGGGTTTGGCGATCCACTCGACGGCCGCCCGCTTCCCGAACCCGCCGCCCGTTACCCGCTCTACACACCGCCGCCCGGCCCGATGGATCGCACGCCGATTTCCGAACCCCTCGGCACGGGAATCCGCGCTATCGACAGCCTCCTCACCTGCGGCAAGGGGCAGCGCATCGGCATCTTCGGCGGCAGCGGCGTGGGGAAGAGCACCCTCCTCGGCGCGATGGCGAAGCACAATCAGGCCGACGTCAGCGTCATCGCCCTCATCGGCGAGCGCAATCGCGAAGTCCGGGACTTCATCGAACACGAACTCGGTCCAGAGGGCCTCGCTCGCAGCGTCGTCGTTGTCGCCACCTCGGACCGGCCGGCCCCGCTCCGTTTGCGCGCCTGTTTCGTTGCCCTCGCCATCGCCGAGTACTTCCGCGACCAAGGCTCCGGCGTCATGCTCATCATCGATTCCGTCACCCGCCTCGCCATGGCCCAGCGCGAAATCGGCCTCGCCGCTGGCGAACCACCGTCGCAAAAAGGCTACACCCCGTCGGTTTTCGCCATGCTCCCCAGGATTTTCGAGCGCGCCGGCAGCTTCACCGCCGGCTCGATCACCGGCCTGTTCACGGTGCTCGTCGAAGGCGACGATTTCAACGAGCCGATCGCCGACGCCGTGCGCGGCATCCTCGATGGCCACATCATCCTTTCTCGCGAGTTGGGCGCCGCTGGCCACTACCCCGCCATTGATGTGCTCCAATCGGTGAGCCGCCTCGCCTCCCGCATCGCCACGCCCGAACAGAAGCAGGCCGCCCAGGCCATCCGTGAGTCAATGGCCGCCTACCGCCGCTCGGAGGATCTCATCAACCTCGGCGCCTACACCGCCGGCGCCAACCCGCAGCTCGACGCGGCCATCCGCTTGCGGCCCAAGGTGCTCGACTTCCTCCGCCAGACCCCCGCCGAAAACACCCCCATCGCGGAAACCGTCGCCCGCATGGCGGAATTGACCCGATAA